Sequence from the Rutidosis leptorrhynchoides isolate AG116_Rl617_1_P2 chromosome 3, CSIRO_AGI_Rlap_v1, whole genome shotgun sequence genome:
TGGGAATACTTTGGTGGATGCTTATGCTAAATGCGGTATGGTGGGTTTATCTAGGAAGGCGTTTGAAGAGATAAATAATAAGGATGTAACGACTTGGAATTCGATGATTGCAGTTTGTGCTCAACATGGAATGTCTACACAAGCATTGGAACTGTTTTCTACGATGGTGCGAGATGGGGATGTTAAGTATAACGCCGTTACGTTGTCTGCTGTTCTTCTGGCTTGTGCTCATTCGGGTGCTTTACAGATCGGAAAGTGTGTACATGATCAGGTACTTTTAACTTGTTTTACTAACAACCTGCAAGAAAATGCAATGTTCACATGAACATTAAAAAGTGTAAGTTGAATTAAGGGTAAATGTACTTGTCATAAAATTGCTATCAAAATTCACccaaaattatattttattatcaaACAGTAAGAGTTTACGTTGTTCTTATCAAATTATCAATTATTGAACTGTATGTATTTGGTAACTTCATCAGGTAACCAATTATTTTGGCTGACATGGCGACCATATAACTATATAAGTACCAAATTACCAATATTCATGTTATAAGAGGTCaaataaatacaataaaaataaatgATAGTTCAATACTTACGGTAGAAACTCTTAAAGTTCAATACATACCTAAGAATTTGAGATAAATTTTGACACCTTTTCAAACAcgttgtttgttttttaagatgtttttgtgatCGGTGGATCATATCTGTAGAAAAGTTGTAGCATAAAGGTCTATATATATGCTGAATAGTGAAGATTGTTTGTTTTTATGTTTGCAAAATAACTTAATCCTGTTAGCATCACTAAGAAGCATATTTCCAAGTCTGAGAGAATGCAGACACAATAGGACATTATTTTATCATaagtcttcagaaaaacaaacagtATGCAGTAAAAACGTCCATGGGCGCGTAGACATAGGACATAATAAGATCTGCAGACGGACAAACAAAAAACACCTTAGCCACTTGTTTAACTATGCATTTGTATGTGGATTTCATGTTAGACAATgtctttttttcttattttttattttttttataggtTATAAAGATGGGCCTGGAAGCTGATGTGGTCGTGGGTACATCGGTAGTTGACATGTACTGCAAATGTGGTCGAGTATTGACTGCAAGAAGAGCGTTTGACCGCATAAAGAATAAGAATGTAAGGTCATGGACTGCAATGGTGGCTGGCTATGGCATGCATGGTTATGCTCGAGAAGCTTTAGACATCTTTTATGAGATGATTCGTGTTAATATAGTTCCAAATTACATAACATTTGTATCAGTTTTATCAGCCTGTAGCCACGCTGGTCTAGTCGATGAAGGATGGCATTGGTTCCAAACCATGAACCATAAATATCGTATCGAGCCAGGGGTGGAACATTATAGTTGCATGGTTGATCTTTTTGGGCGGGCCGGTTTTCTTAACCGGGCTTATGATTTGATTAAGAAAATGAAGGTAAGACCCGATTTTGTTATTTGGGGTTCTCTTCTTGCTGCGTGCAGAATGCATAAAAACGTGGAGCTCGGGGAAATTTCTGCACGAAAGCTTTTTGAGCTTGACCCGAATAATTGTGGATATTATGTTTTACTTTCGAATATTTATGCTGATGCTGGAAGATGGGACGACGTTGAAAAGATGCGAAAGTATATGAAAAAACATGGTTTAAATAAAACACCAGGGTTTAGTTTGGTTGAATTGAAAGGTAAAGTGCATGTGTTTATGGTTGGAGATAAAGAGCATCCTGGTTATGAGAAGATTTATTTGTATTTGGAAGAATTGTGTATGAAGGTTCTAGAAGCTGGATATGTACCGAATATGACGTCAGTTTTGCATGATGTTGATGAGGAAGAAAAGGAGATGACTTTAAGGATTCATAGTGAGAAACTGGCTGTTGCGTATGCTATTATGAACTCGGTTCCTGGTACTACGATTCAGGTATTTAAGAATTTGAGGATATGTGGTGACTGTCATGAAACGATTAAGTTAATAGCGAAGATTGTTGATCGGGAAATTGTGGTTAGAGATTCAAAGAGGTTTCATCATTTTAGTGACGGTTTGTGTTCTTGTGGGGATTTTTGGTGATTTttactgttttattttttttataatatattgTGAAAAAACTTTATCCGTTTACGTGTGCAACTGAAACTTCCGTCCGACTTCTTCCTTTATGCTATCAAAATGGAACTGTACTGTAGCATCTGATATAGAAAGGATTTGGATTTTTAACCTGCATTGTTTCAATGCTATCACTGATGATTTTTTTGGGTATTGAAGAGGATCGTGTTGTCCTCCGCTTCATTACGAAGCAGTTTTTGTTATCTTGAAAAGACAGAATGTTATTGTTATTTCCCCATGGTAAATAGTGGGGGAAAAGAGTCAAAGACTATATATACTTTTGGCATGTGAAAGCATGCACTTCTTATTGCTTATGTTACGTAGTATTTTGATCTTTGTTCCCTGTTGTTTCTATTGCTTGTATGTTATCCTTAATGTTAAATGAAGAATGCATTATTTTAAGTTTTTAACAGTAGATAGCACATTTCCGTTTTCAAATATTGTTTAGTTTGTCGATATTTGGGGACTTGAGGTACATACACATTCTGGTCAAAAAAGGAAAGGGCTATTCACCAAACGTACTAGTCGGCCGAGATGGCCGCCGTTTAAAACACTGTTAGAAACTGACAAAATCAAGATACTGAAATCACATAATCAAGTTCAGAATCCACAATTGATATCACTCTACTTTACCTTCTATGGGCAAACACAGTTAAGTCACATAACATCATCAAGATACTAAAGCATTTAGGTAACAGAGTATGCAAGCAGAAAATAACTAAAACCATCCATACTTGTATATACCGATCACATCCATAACAAAGCAACATGATTTTACACTGTTTAGTTTTTACCTGCAGATAGTATTCAAAACAACATGCTATATACACACCATCCTAAGAGATGAAACACAACATCATCATGCCTGTACCTGTAAAAGATCCTCTTCTGATAGATTATCAAAGGCTATTCTCGGTTGAGTTGCTGGGTAACTGGTCATGAAATTATCCCACGAGCTGAACGAGTTCAGAATATCACTAAAGTAGCAATTATCATTCACGAATTTCGTACCCATAATATCCTCCATGTTTAAAAAGTTGGTATAGTTTTCAAAGGGATCAACTTCAGCATCATTCGGTAACACTTTGTCAGGAACGTTAATTGCAGTCACTTCGTTGTTTGTACAACCTTCAACTTCACGAGCTTTAACACCTCGAATTACCTGTTCATAAAGCAGAAGCAGGATTCTGATTAAAttatagaaataaaaaaaattcatatttaaaGGAATTGGTATAAGATGTGTACATAGTTCCTATTCACCAAATCCATGTACAGAAGCATATAGTCACCCACTTGTAGTTTATGTTTCTTAGTGAACTCCCCTGCAAATTatcaatgatttacaaaaggtaagcatttactcatttcagctaagatttttttttttctttatttggtTGGGTTAACACAATAATATTTGATTCATTATATATAATTACAGAAACAATAATATGGCAACAATAAGATCAGAACAGAACAATTTAAGGATTTGTATACATTTAGGGAGACTTTCAACTTGTTTGACCAGTTCAGCCTATTCTATGCCTTTTAAGTTTAGCTAAATCTAGTATTAACTTGACTAATTTGTGATTTAATAAAACCCAAATCAACCTGCTCATAACCAgccaggcttgcctgagtggccaccgagttgaccaatgaagcacaccacccgggttcaatccttggctctgccaaattgttcaaaaagggagtgtgacaagagggtgcgcataatgcgcaatttacccggtaccaggtctcgcgctcggggggcttgattacccgaggttttaccttctatgggggagccaatgtgctcgttcataggagggtttccttgcttacccaaaaaaaaaaatcaacctgCTCATAAGTAACTGGCTGGGACAAATTTTAACATTAGACAACTAAAAGAGTTTAGAGTGTATGAGTGAGACACCTGTGCCTTCAAAAACATACATGCGGCTATTGTTATTTGCCCAGTACCTGTGCAAAGAATGCATATAGAGAAGAAACCATTAAAATTCAAAATGAAGAAAATATAACCAATTAAAACTTCAACGTGCCGTTTATCAAATACTTCGTATTTTCTTCTTAATTCAACTGTGTTAGCATATTTGAATAAGTCAGAAAATAACCTAAACTTGAATGACCATGTATCCACACCATCCATGTCGTTAAAATGTATCATGATACTTTGGTTATTTGAGAGCTTAGGTAGATGAGTCTCCGCTGGGATCTGTATTGTATAATATAATTAAATCGACAGTAACTGATAAACTTACTGATTACCATATAATAAATGAGTTTATTAAAATCATATCAAACCTTTGGCAATATAGTTCTGCCGACATTGTTGACGTCACTATTTTGCAGCTTCTTGAAGAACAGAAACATCAACCGCCCCTGATCATCGATCTTATATAAAACAGATATCCACATTTAGTTGAGTTGAACAGAAACATACAATTTTTTCACATGGTTTAGAGTTGTTATCTTTTGTCAAATCATTCACACTTATAGTTATACAAAGTTGCTTACATTTATAAGCATAAATCAATATACAATCCATAAGATACATAAATGCAAATATATGTTTCTACAATTAGAAGCACTTTTTAATTACTTCATTTGTTTTTCCATGTATATAATTGGAATAATGTTTTACAATCGTATACATGTACACAACTTGATAAAAATATAACAGTTTTTAAACGGATCAAGGTATTAGTTAAGTTTCAGATTATTTACTAAATTGAACGAGTGACGACAAATGACGGAACACCAATAATATGATTCTACTCATACTAACACGGTTTTGGATAGTTCATATAAAAAGGAAGGTGTATcgactttctttctttttttatagGCACACGCCAACAGTTAACGGTAACCGCCACTTTATTTTTTTGATGAATAAGCATAGATCCTAGCACTCGATAATAAAACCATACACATCAATATTGACACAAGATACGTATACTAACTTATCAAGCCTAATGATAACGTACAGAAGAAAAGGTCTCGAGATGTCAGACAGAAAAGTCAAAGTGGGACCCACAGTCGTCGCTAAAAGACGTCTCTAAAAAGGTCTCGAGATGTCAGACAGAAAAGTCAAAGTGGGACTCACAGTCGTCGCTAAAAGACGTCTCTAAAAAGGTCTCTAGATGTCAGACAGAAAAGTTAAAGTAGGACCCACAGTCGTCCGTGAAAAAAAAGTGGTTGTCCCGAATAACTTTCCAAGACGAGGCATTAGAGACGATTTATTGggtacgacatgtcgtccctaaatatCTTCCGGGACGACGTGTCTTCTCTATAAGTCGTCCCGAAATACCTCTTTTCTAGAAGTGTATTAAAGAAATTAGCAAAGACCCCTGACTTGGTTTTTGACTCTTAACTACTTCCATTTCCCAAATATTTATTACTTTACTAAATCAACTCCATTAACCATTACTAAGTTTATATGTTTGTATGACTCAAATATTAGCTAGATAACGAATTTTTTTAACTAGAAACTTAACCAACAAATTCAAATAATTTACAATTTTTCTTGAGTAGATCCCGTGATATATAGAACAAGAATATAAATATTAactacataaaaaaaaataaaaaaaaacaaaaaaaaaataatagctgAAATACTTCACCCATAATAATACTGTATAACAATGACTGATATAAGAGACATTATATTTCATCTTCAACATCAATTTCAGTATGATTCAAAATTGACTTTCTTATGTGTTAATGAGAATAATAAGACAATAAgagaataatatagtatataataattaataataataataattaatattattatatgtacttACAATAGTACAGAGTATCAACATCACCCATCACCTTTGTTTGTTCTTAGATAAGTCTTGAATAATTAATTAGCTACCAATTTTGTTCAACAATCAATTTTACCAAAAATTTTGTTTAATAGAACAAGAAATCATACATTTGGTGGAAGAGGTGGAGGAACAAATCCATCAGTGTGATAAAACGTCTTTCGTTTCCTCTTAAATAATCCCTTATTTTTATTCACCACCTTACGTCGTCGTCTGGCTTCTGCTGCCGCCGCCGTAGCAGCGGAGCCACCAGCTTCCACCTGAACTCCGGTAACGTTCATCTGCATTTGCATTCCGTATCCCATACGACAACCAAACTCGTCGTTCCGCTCCATACTATTCCCTTTTAATGAGTAAAACGTTACAAAAATGTGAGAGTAGCACTAGCGGTGTGATTTGGCTGTAAATAAAATAAATGGTCTTTCTATTTTTAGCAATAAGTCGGTGAAACATTGTAAATGGTGATGACGCATCCATTAAATTACTTAATTATATATTTTGTGTTAGTAGTGGCCGGGGTTCGAACCGTGCCACCTCATAGTCACAACTGTTGAGTGAGTCAGGTATGCTCTTCATATTATGAAATTGGTACCCGATTGTGAACCGTTCGAAGTTACCGGTTATCAACTTTTTAGTCAACACAAAAAAAACAAAGCTCATAAAAAAATTTGAGTCGAATTTTGAAGAAATCAAAACAACGAAGAAGGTGACGAGTGAAAAAAAATGGTAGTTGTGGGGATTCAATTTAATTACGTTACTTAAGTAAAATTTGATTTAAATTTTAATAACTTTTTAGTAACGTTGAAGACGACCGGAAAGTAGTAGTCAACGGCGGAGGGAGGAAGGGGCGATGGGATTTCTATTCACGTTTCTTGGTGCGCCATATTTGTGGGCCAGGGGGTGACGTCAGCAAAGTTACAATACGGAAATTCAGCTTCTGCCACGTCATATTCCTTCAGTTTGATTACTTGGCACTGTCGGGACCTTTTTATTTCTTCCTGCCTAAAATAAAATTtagaaagtcaaactttggtctatttaaaactaaagaatTGCTATTTTAGAAAAGGGACCTTAGAAATGTCGGTGATATGCATGCTACTTCTCTTTTGTCGATTttctatttataaaattaaaaatggTTGTAGCTAACTTAAATCGTTTGTTATGATAATTCTAAAGTGATAAGATTTTATTTATGGATAGTATGATCGTGACCTGATAATGTTGATCAAAATTTAAATGCAATGATAAAAGGTTTGGAAGAGATTCTTTAAAAAACAAGTCCATCTTGATTTGCGTTCGTCTCTACTTTAACTCAAGCCCATCTTGATCCTTAGACTTGCAAACCATTTTCCAAGAACTcttcttttgaccccataaagtctTTTAACAATTTCTCAATTTCTTGAATAACGACTtgataacacatatacatatgctcAAAATATTTGAATCGAAGCTAAAACAGAACTAATCAACATTTATCATTTTGCATATAAAACATTCTTGATTCTCAAGTAGTTGACTTTGCCTTTGACTTTATCAATTAAGAACTTAGAATCATTTAGGTAATAAAGGAACATTCCAACGAAAAGTAGTGTTTCCAATAAAGGATTAATGTATTATTTTAAAGGTTTGAAATGTTatctaaaaaaaattcaaaagttGATTTACTTTGTCAACTATACCATTCATCAGCTTTAAAGTTGATTCGTCTTGTCAACTATATCATTCATCAGCTTTAAAGTTGATTCGTCTTGTGAACTATACTATTTATCATTTTTAAAGATAATTCGTCTTGTCAACTATATCATCTTTTAACTTGGAAGTTGATTCGTCTATTGAActgtaccattttttttttttttttaattttaaggtTAATTCACATTGTTAATTATACCATTCAACCACTTTAAAGTTGACCCGTCTTTATTCAAACCTACCGTAAACTTTAAAGTGGATTCAACTATACCATACATTAGCTTTCAAGTAGATTTGTAATGTAAGAGTTATTGTATATTTATAttgtacatgtatatataaaagataaaagttGACATTAAAACTACTTGAATTATAACTATCTCAAATTTTCACCCAATTTTTACAACTTCAAATTTTTTCCCAAAGTTAACATAATGAATTCACAAAAAGAAACTGTTAAGGTACGGAGTATTTCTTAGACATGGTGTTAATTTGAGCGTTGATAGTATCTACAAGTTAATTACATACGTTGAAAAATTTTCAATCTAGATATGCATCTTAAATATCTAAAAAAAGAGAGTCACGATATAGTTTATCCTACAAATTACCACAATACGATATGCCAGTGGAAATTACTAGTGATGATGAGCTTTCAAGTAGTTAGAGGTGGTGGAAGAATAGATGCAGAAGCCCCtctattcgctgaaaataagtcaGAGTTGTTTCTAACCAATGAGCCCGAATGTCCTCCGGTCCCACCAACAGAAGACAACACAGCAGGTTTTGATGGCGGTTTGGGAAGCTCATGAAGTTCGGTGCTGGGTGATAATAGAGGCGGAGGTGAACGTATTTGAGAAATTTCGGTAGTGGATACAAATTCCCGGAAAGTGCTTTAGTTGGTAGCAATGGACCAGAGTATGCTTGTCTTTTATCATATCCACTACCGAAAGGAACGGGTACTGAACAGAGAAATCGGGGGTGTTACCGTCTTTTATTGTAGATTGGGTTTTAACGGTAGATGTAGATGTTGAAACGTTATCGTTAGCAAAATCTTTTTCGTGTTTCTTGAACGGTTTTTGCAACTTGGTGAAAGGATTGGTGTGAGGGGAAGATGTAGGTGTTTTTGAAGTACAGGGAGGTGTTTTAGAAATTGGAGTTTTGGTATCAACGGGAGATGGTAAAATGTAAGTGTGATTTTCGTTGACTTTGTGCTTCTTTTGACCTTTCGGATGAATCTGTTGACTTTTCTGGGTATAATGGGGCTGAATAACTGCTCACACAATTATGGTTACCAattacctcccccatacaccactcatgtggtattgggtattgttgttgttgttgttgttgttgtacaatTATGGTTACCAAAATCTACTTGATGTTTATAACAATTCATCTGCAGAGGACGGATGCATACGATATAAGATAATCTTATTTAAAAATAAGATTATGATTATGGATGTTTAATGTTGCATACATCCATTTCTTCTAATGCTTTTGATCATGTTGTATCTCGCTGGTCTACCTGCGATACACAGATATTATTGTACAGTTATAGGTGGCAAAATGAGCAGGTCAGATGGGTTCGGCTCAAATTATCTCATTGAAAATTAAAGTGTCATGTACGATTACAGACATCATTATTTATATATCCTTCGGATAATGATTCAACGTTTTGAGTAGATTGATTTAAAAGGTTTACTTTTAATACAAAAATTCGGGCAACTTTTAACCCATTGAGTTGTTACCTTTTTACCTGTTAGAGATATATCTACCCATTAGCAAGTACATGGTCAAAATACCCGGCCAATTGTACATCAGTACCTACAACATACAAAGGTTTGTAGTCGAAGATAGACAAAAGTAGCATGGCTGATTTCTGTAAAAAGAATATCACCTCCATTGTATACAATGACGTGGCAACATTATCAAGCCCTTGCTTTGTTCGTCTATAGTCGGAACTCAATTCGCCACCATTGTTATTATCGTAACTGTTCATAACTTCACCCTCCCCATCATTCCCATTGTTGAGTCCACTGAGTTGGTAATCAATCTGGTGCTTGTCGGCTACAATTTTTATAATAGGATCGACTGCTTCAACAGCCTTTAATCCATTGCGAAACAAATCCAACTGCTCACCGGAGTAAAGACAAAAATCAAattaatcttcatcttcatctcctgAAAAAAACGTGGTCAGAAGATAGTGGCATGAAGTAGTCAATTAGGGTTATGTTTTATCTCTAATGGCTCAAAGTTTCTGGCATATACGAAAAGGTTCCAAGGTGTATCGTGAGAAATTAACACAACCATTAATTGTAAACAAACTTACATACATATCTTATGGAGCTCTGTTTGTGTATTTCCCAAAGTTGATAGCACCCTAGAAAATGTCTTAAGATAAAGCACGAAGTTTAAAATATCTTGCAGATGATGCTAAAAATTGCATTCTGAACATCAAAATTGGTACAGACATGATGTGCGTATGCAACTTTAAATAAGTTGCAGATACTAAAATATCATGTACTATTAGCCGTACAGTTCTTATTGCGTAGAGGAAAAAAGTACCAGGTTGACAGTTGGCATTATTCAAATGAAGTTTAGATTCATAATCACATGATTAAACAATAGTATATGGTATAAACAACTGCAGGAATGGAATAG
This genomic interval carries:
- the LOC139896232 gene encoding pentatricopeptide repeat-containing protein At3g26782, mitochondrial, yielding MKITKVALVAAAASSSELTSNHLSRTNTNLTTFFNNYVNTTNVWSWNTVIADLARAGDSVESLLAFAAMRKLSLTPNRSTFPCAIKSCSALYDVNSGKQTHSQALVFGFHNDVFVSSALIDMYSKCGYLDDAHNLFDETPVRNVVSWTSMITGYVQNGRPHDALYLFKNFLHEESLTNENENEVCVDAVAMVSVLAACSSTSNKNVTQGVHSVVVKKGFEGNTRIGNTLVDAYAKCGMVGLSRKAFEEINNKDVTTWNSMIAVCAQHGMSTQALELFSTMVRDGDVKYNAVTLSAVLLACAHSGALQIGKCVHDQVIKMGLEADVVVGTSVVDMYCKCGRVLTARRAFDRIKNKNVRSWTAMVAGYGMHGYAREALDIFYEMIRVNIVPNYITFVSVLSACSHAGLVDEGWHWFQTMNHKYRIEPGVEHYSCMVDLFGRAGFLNRAYDLIKKMKVRPDFVIWGSLLAACRMHKNVELGEISARKLFELDPNNCGYYVLLSNIYADAGRWDDVEKMRKYMKKHGLNKTPGFSLVELKGKVHVFMVGDKEHPGYEKIYLYLEELCMKVLEAGYVPNMTSVLHDVDEEEKEMTLRIHSEKLAVAYAIMNSVPGTTIQVFKNLRICGDCHETIKLIAKIVDREIVVRDSKRFHHFSDGLCSCGDFW